One part of the Podarcis muralis chromosome 3, rPodMur119.hap1.1, whole genome shotgun sequence genome encodes these proteins:
- the GFRAL gene encoding GDNF family receptor alpha-like — protein sequence MNSILLLVLVLHSMHVTAFQTSKCQELRERCEAAGNGCESVWALLEEVCCISGNNYTVKDSTNCNKTVKFLVDQFPEFKDCTCTNDNCSTTALLGKQCFGNKGKSKLYASTDVQLGFLPQTKLQETVHPGMLGTDCAVAKEICRGDDTCFLQYKKFQRMCRTKVANCSLRVVVQQCLTAWKELRRTVLGSCICPEPLHKRCTKIWKHIFNNTCVQYTQEYQASAIQEETYAGFDADHLKIKSQWKSSSLSNYEYKHLRSCFQVKVDCVNDGVCNRQLSRYLQACQANATQCNWNRCQAALRSFYENMPLNVALVLTFCDCMPSDENCHQAKEFLHGTVCGVNMVPAPSCLSVIDTCQRNEICRAKYEAFTSKCLKPFARQCLEDKACFESLDANDLMCSDSDECRAAYVGMWGSVLRGVECTCDTTPLAKQTACKWFHHILHSKYCFTQISGGKADLYSSRMVLPGKILPVTGERSSLYTDTIIIMIYTSCIILVLAIILLTLLKTRACTTVYQAKTVSPAHLSEKLMMPRRPWITDCVDNAISGSSH from the exons TGCTGGTACTACATTCCATGCATGTAACTGCTTTCCAGACCTCCAAATGCCAAGAGCTGAGAGAGAGATGTGAAGCTGCAGGAAATGGATGTGAAAGTGTCTgggctttgctggaagaagtttgtTGCATTTCAG GCAACAACTACACAGTAAAAGATTCGACCAACTGTAATAAAACAGTCAAGTTCTTAGTTGACCAGTTCCCAGAATTTAAAGACTGCACCTGCACTAACGACAACTGCAGCACTACAGCGTTGCTTGGCAAGCAATGTTTTGGGAATAAAG GGAAATCGAAGCTTTACGCAAGCACAGATGTCCAGTTAGGATTCCTGCCACAGACAAAATTGCAAGAGACGGTGCACCCAGGCATGTTAGGAACCGACTGCGCGGTTGCAAAGGAAATATGCCGAGGAGATGACACCTGTTTCTTGCAGTACAAGAAATTCCAGAGAATGTGCAGAACCAAAGTAGCAAACTGTAGCCTCCGTGTGGTGGTACAGCAATGCCTCACAGCATGGAAGGAGTTAAGGAGAACAGTCCTGGGGAGCTGCATATGCCCAGAACCACTGCATAAAAGATGCACTAAAATATGGAAGCATATATTTAACAACACATGCGTACAATACACCCAGGAATACCAAGCCTCTGCCATTCAGGAGGAAACCTATGCAGGCTTCGATGCAG ATCACCTGAAAATAAAATCACAGTGGAAGTCATCGTCTCTTTCAAACTATG AATACAAACACCTGCGCTCCTGCTTCCAAGTCAAAGTGGACTGTGTCAATGACGGAGTCTGTAACAGACAACTATCTCGCTACCTTCAAGCCTGCCAAGCTAATGCGACACAGTGCAATTGGAATCGATGCCAAGCGGCTCTGCGGTCCTTCTATGAAAACATGCCTTTGAACGTAGCCCTGGTGTTGACCTTTTGTGATTGCATGCCGTCAGATGAAAACTGCCACCAAGCCAAGGAATTCCTTCATGGCACAGTGTGTGGAGTCAATATGGTCCCAGCTCCTTCATGCCTCAGTGTAATTGACACATGCCAAAGAAACGAGATCTGCCG GGCCAAGTATGAAGCATTTACATCTAAGTGTTTAAAACCCTTTGCCCGACAATGCCTTGAAGATAAAGCTTGTTTCGAATCTTTGGATGCAAATGATCTGATGTGTTCTGACAGTGATGAGTGCCGAGCTGCTTATGTCGGAATGTGGGGGTCTGTCCTTCGAGGAGTGGAGTGTACCTGTGACACAACGCCACTAGCTAAGCAGACTGCATGCAAGTGGTTCCATCATATCCTCCACAGCAAATACTGCTTCA CTCAGATATCAGGTGGAAAAGCTGACCTTTACTCATCACGTATGGTTctacctggaaaaatacttcctgTAACTGGAGAACGGTCTTCATTGTACA CGGACACAATCATTATAATGATATACACCTCTTGCATAATCTTGGTGCTGGCGATAATCCTGCTGACTTTGTTAAAGACCAG AGCTTGCACAACTGTGTATCAGGCCAAGACTGTTTCGCCAGCCCATTTATCCGAGAAGCTCATGATGCCTCGACGACCGTGGATCACCGACTGCGTCGATAATGCTATTTCAGGCTCTTCTCattag